One genomic window of Fusarium fujikuroi IMI 58289 draft genome, chromosome FFUJ_chr01 includes the following:
- a CDS encoding related to P-type ATPase, protein MAPAYIQVPNKDTNNVALSVPRSPGAGAHLATTTLRVDGMTCGACTSAVEAGFKGVDGVGNVSVSLVMERAVIMHNPQVISADEVKDIIEDRGFDAEVLSTDLPSPVARRFTHNEDDNDFITTTIAVEGMTCGACTSAVEGGFKDVPGVKSFSISLLSERAVIEHDPDLLTAEQIAEIIEDRGFDATIVDSGKVVADKSGKDSDNAGNIAITTVAIEGMTCGACTSAVEGGFKDVEGVLKFNISLLAERAVITHDVTKLSPEQIAEIIDDRGFDAEVISSQPTNEHHSGSSSTAQFKVYGVPDAAAAEALEAELTAMHGVDSVSVSLASSRLTITHQPGVIGLRAIVEAVEAKGYNAIVADTQDNNAQLESLAKTREINEWRTAFRTSLAFAIPVFILNMILPMCAPALDLGRFELIPGLYLGDIICLVLTIPVQFGIGKRFYISAWKSVKHRSPTMDVLVILGTSCAFFFSILTMTVSLLLPPHTRPSTIFDTSTMLITFITLSRYLENSAKGQTSKALSRLMSLAPSMATIYVDPIAAEKAAEAWGKDPTTPKTPGVGGSAHEERSVPTELLQLGDVVILRPGDKVPADGVLVRGETFVDESMVTGEAMPVQKRTGDHVIGGSVNGDGRVDFRVTRAGRDTQLSQIVKLVQDAQTNRAPIQRLADTIAGYFIPAILILGLSTFLCWMVLSHVLTNPPKIFLQDSSGGKIMVCVKLCISVIVFACPCALGLATPTAVMVGTGVGAENGILIKGGAALERCTKVTQVVLDKTGTITYGKMSVVESVLESEWHDNEWRRRLWWAIVGLAEMGSEHPVGKAILAGARQELDIEVDGVLEGSVGEFKVTVGKGINALVEPASAVDRNRYRALVGNVAYLQENGIEVPEDVIEASEQLDSSATKASSKGPATGTTHIFVAIDGKYSGHLSLADSIKEGAAAAISALHKLGVKTAIVTGDQRSTALSVAAAVGIAPENVYAGMSPDQKQEIIKQIQEQGEVVAMVGDGINDSPALATADIGIAMASGTDVAMEAADIVLMRPTDLMVIPAAMDLTRYIFRRIKLNLAWACMYNIIGLPIAMGFFLPIGFHMHPMMAGFAMACSSVSVVVSSLFLKFWKRPRWMDEAAAEQRGGLRWKSGRGIVGWVRETLGRRRAKKEEGYVPLENLETEA, encoded by the exons ATGGCTCCCGCCTACATCCAAGTCCCTAACAAGGACACAAATAATGTCGCGCTCTCCGTTCCGAGGAGTCCCGGCGCCGGCGCCCATCTTGCTACAACGACACTTCGAGTGGACGGCATGAC ATGCGGCGCATGTACTTCTGCTGTTGAAGCTGGCTTCAAGGGCGTCGATGGTGTTGGAAACGTTTCAGTCAGTCTGGTTATGGAGCGAGCAGTCATCATGCACAACCCTCAAGTTATCTCAGCCGACGAAGTCAAAGATATTATCGAAGACCGAGGCTTCGATGCTGAAGTCCTCTCGACCGACCTCCCCAGCCCTGTCGCCAGACGCTTTACACACAACGAAGACGACAACGACTTTATTACGACAACTATCGCCGTCGAGGGCATGACCTGTGGAGCTTGCACTTCTGCCGTTGAAGGTGGCTTCAAAGATGTTCCTGGTGTCAAGAGCTTCAGCATCTCATTGCTCTCCGAGAGAGCTGTTATCGAACACGATCCCGACCTTCTCACTGCTGAACAAATCGCCGAAATCATCGAAGACCGCGGCTTTGATGCTACAATTGTCGACTCGGGCAAAGTGGTGGCTGACAAATCTGGCAAGGATTCTGACAACGCCGGCAACATTGCCATCACGACAGTAGCGATCGAGGGCATGACATGCGGTGCTTGCACATCAGCTGTTGAGGGTGGATTCAAGGACGTAGAAGGCGTCCTCAAATTCAATATCAGTCTTCTCGCGGAAAGAGCCGTTATTACACATGATGTTACCAAACTCTCGCCGGAGCAAATAGCGGAAATAATCGACGACCGTGGCTTCGACGCGGAAGTTATTTCTTCGCAACCAACCAATGAACATCATAGCGGGTCATCGTCCACGGCACAGTTCAAAGTTTATGGTGTTCCCGATGCGGCTGCAGCAGAAGCTTTGGAGGCTGAGTTGACAGCCATGCACGGCGTCGATTCAGTTTCGGTAAGCCTTGCTTCATCACGCCTCACCATCACTCACCAACCTGGTGTTATTGGTCTTCGGGCCATCGTGGAAGCTGTCGAAGCTAAGGGATACAACGCCATTGTGGCCGACACCCAAGACAACAATGCACAGCTTGAGTCACTCGCAAAGACACGAGAGATCAATGAGTGGAGAACGGCTTTCCGAACCTCCTTAGCCTTTGCTATCCCGGTCTTTATTCTGAACATGATCTTGCCTATGTGTGCGCCagctcttgatcttggcaggTTTGAGTTGATTCCCGGTCTCTATCTTGGAGACATTATCTGTTTAGTCCTTACGATACCAGTCCAATTCGGCATTGGAAAGCGTTTTTATATTTCAGCATGGAAGTCAGTCAAGCACCGCTCACCGACAATGGATGTTCTTGTTATCCTCGGAACATCTTgtgccttcttcttcagcatttTGACAATGACCGTCTCTCTACTTTTGCCTCCTCATACCAGGCCGAGCACCATTTTTGACACCAGCACTATGCTCATCACATTCATCACATTAAGTCGTTACCTTGAGAATAGCGCCAAGGGTCAGACATCCAAGGCTCTTTCTCGGCTCATGTCTTTGGCACCCTCTATGGCTACAATCTACGTAGACCCcattgctgctgagaaggctgctgaggcttgGGGTAAGGACCCAACTACTCCCAAAACCCCAGGAGTTGGTGGTTCGGCCCACGAGGAGCGATCTGTTCCTACtgagcttctccagcttGGTGATGTCGTCATTCTGCGACCCGGCGATAAGGTGCCTGCCGATGGTGTCCTTGTCCGAGGAGAGACTTTCGTAGATGAGAGCATGGTGACAGGTGAAGCGATGCCTGTTCAGAAGCGAACCGGCGATCACGTCATTGGCGGATCCGTCAATGGTGATGGTCGTGTTGACTTTCGAGTCACTCGTGCTGGTCGTGACACTCAGCTCAGCCAAATCGTCAAGCTGGTTCAAGATGCTCAGACCAATCGGGCACCCATCCAGCGACTCGCCGATACTATTGCAGGGTATTTCATTCCTGCTATTCTCATTCTTGGCTTGAGCACGTTTCTTTGCTGGATGGTTCTTAGCCATGTGCTTACAAACCCACCTAAAATCTTTTTGCAGGACTCCAGCGGTGGTAAGATCATGGTCTGCGTCAAGCTCTGCATTTCTGTCATCGTTTTCGCATGCCCATGTGCCCTTGGTCTAGCTACACCTACTGCCGTCATGGTTGGTACTGGCGTTGGTGCTGAGAACGGCATTTTGATCAAAGGTGGCGCTGCTCTCGAGAGATGTACCAAGGTTACACAGGTTGTCCTCGATAAGACTGGTACCATCACCTATGGCAAGATGAGCGTTGTCGAATCTGTTCTCGAGTCTGAGTGGCATGATAACGAATGGCGACGTCGACTTTGGTGGGCTATTGTTGGCCTTGCTGAAATGGGCAGTGAACATCCCGTTGGTAAGGCCATCCTTGCAGGAGCTCGACAAGAGCTTGATATTGAGGTCGATGGCGTTCTTGAAGGAAGTGTCGGCGAGTTCAAGGTCACTGTTGGCAAGGGTATCAATGCTCTGGTTGAACCTGCGTCAGCTGTTGACCGTAACCGCTATCGGGCGCTGGTCGGTAACGTTGCCTACCTGCAGGAAAACGGCATTGAGGTCCCCGAGGATGTCATCGAGGCATCAGAGCAACTCGACTCTAGCGCAACCAAGGCTTCTAGCAAGGGACCTGCCACTGGTACCACTCACATTTTCGTGGCTATCGATGGTAAATACAGCGGCCACCTCTCTTTGGCTGACTCTATTAAGGAGGGTGCAGCTGCTGCCATCTCGGCCCTTCACAAACTGGGTGTGAAGACAGCTATTGTTACTGGTGACCAGCGATCTACTGCCCTCAGTGTTGCTGCAGCTGTCGGCATCGCTCCCGAGAATGTTTATGCCGGAATGAGTCCCGACCAGAAGCAAGAGATTATCAAGCAaatccaagaacaaggcgaGGTCGTAGCCATGGTTGGCGACGGCATTAATGATTCACCTGCACTTGCAACTGCTGATATCGGTATTGCTATGGCTAGCGGTACAGACGTTGCCATGGAAGCCGCCGATATCGTTCTCATGCGCCCAACCGATTTGATGGTTATTCCTGCGGCGATGGACCTCACTCGGTACATTTTCCGTCGCATCAAGTTGAACCTTGCCTGGGCGTGCATGTACAACATTATCGGTCTGCCAATTGCCATGGGCTTCTTCCTGCCCATTGGTTTCCACATGCACCCCATGATGGCTGGTTTTGCTATGGCGTGCAGTAGCGTCAGTGTCGTCGTGAGCAGCCTGTTCCTCAAGTTCTGGAAGCGTCCCcgatggatggatgaggCTGCCGCTGAGCAGCGTGGTGGTCTTCGCTGGAAGAGTGGAAGAGGTATTGTAGGCTGGGTGCGAGAGACCCTGGGTAGGAGAAGAGCTAAGAAAGAGGAGGGTTATGTGCCTTTGGAAAATCTTGAGACGGAAGCGTAA
- a CDS encoding probable ribosomal protein L31.e.A, cytosolic, which produces MSSKKPSGKTQRSAIADVVAREYTIHMHKRLHGVTFKKRAPRAIKEIKAFATKSMGTSDVRIDPQLNKKVWEQGIKGVDYRLRVRISRRRNDEEGAKEKLYSYVQAVNVKNPKGLATVVVEE; this is translated from the exons ATGTCGTCCAAGAAGCCCTCCGGCAAGACTCAGCGCTCCGCCATCGCGGATGTCGTCGCCCGCGAGTACACCATCCACATGCACAAGCGA CTCCATGGTGTCACCTTCAAGAAGAGGGCTCCCCGTGCtatcaaggagatcaaggccttTGCCACCAAGTCCATG GGTACCTCTGATGTCCGCATCGACCCCCAGTTGAACAAGAAGGTCTGGGAGCAGGGTATCAAGGGCGTTGACTACCGACTCCGAGTGCGAATTTCCCGACGACGAAACGACGAGGAGGgtgccaaggagaagctgtACAGCTACGTCCAGGCTGTGAACGTCAAGAACCCCAAGGGTCTTGCCACAGTCGTTGTTGaggaataa
- a CDS encoding related to glucose-6-phosphate/phosphate translocator yields MSSRPNNEEPLPLLSAEERERDIKGELDVESDAGRAEPPKNNNLEHEYSIPSTVKFAWLGTYFFFSLLLTLYNKLVLGMFHFPWLLTFLHASFASVGTYVMMQMGYFKLSRLGRRENLALVAFSALFTANIAVSNLSLAMVSVPFYQTMRMLCPIFTILIYRTYYGRTYSTMTYLSLLPLIIGAAMTTLGEMSFTDAGFLLTILGVVLAALKTVVTNRFMTGSLALPPIEFLLRMSPLAALQALACATATGEVSGFHKLITSGDVSLPPAFASLFGNGFLALLLNISSFNTNKLAGALTMTVCGNLKQCLTVALGIFLFDVTIDLLNGAGMAVTMLGAAIYSKAELDNKNRKSQQAAAAAYKPVEQHAR; encoded by the exons ATGTCTTCCCGCCCCAATAACGAggagcctcttcctctcctctccgcCGAGGAGAGAGAGCGTGATATCAAGGGCGAGCTCGACGTCGAGAGCGACGCTGGCCGAGCCGAGCCTCCCAAGAACAATAACCTTGAGCACGAGTACTCTATCCCCAGTACCGTCAAGTTCGCATGGCTCGGAAcctacttcttcttctctctgctCCTCACTCTTTACAACAAGCTTGTTCTGGGAATG TTCCACTTCCCATGGCTCTTGACTTTCCTCCACGCCTCGTTCGCCAGTGTCGGCACCTATGTCATGATGCAAATGGGTTACTTTAAGCTCTCACGATTAGGGCGTCGCGAGAACCTCGCCCTCGTTGCTTTCAGTGCTCTCTTCACTGCCAATATCGCCGTTTCCAACTTGTCTCTCGCTATGGTCTCCGTTCCTTTCTACCAGACCATGCGCATGCTCTGCCCGATCTTCACCATCCTTATCTACCGCACTTACTACGGCCGAACCTACAGCACCATGACATACCTTTCCCTCCTGCCTCTTATCATCGGTGCTGCCATGACCACCCTGGGTGAGATGAGCTTCACTGATGCCGGTTTCCTTCTCAccattcttggtgttgtgCTCGCCGCTCTCAAG ACTGTCGTCACCAACCGATTCATGACTGGCTCTCTCGCTCTCCCCCCAATCGAGTTCCTCCTCCGCATGTCTCCTCTCGCTGCTCTTCAGGCTCTGGCTTGCGCTACTGCCACAGGTGAAGTCAGCGGCTTCCACAAGCTTATTACCTCTGGAGAcgtctctcttcctcccgCTTTCGCCTCGCTTTTCGGAAACGGTTTCCTCGCCCTTCTGCTCAACATCTCGtctttcaacaccaacaagcttGCTGGTGCTCTGACCATGACCGTCTGTGGTAACCTCAAGCAGTGCTTGACTGTTGCtctcggcatcttcctcttcgacgTGACCATCGACCTGCTTAACGGTGCTGGTATGGCCGTCACAATGCTTGGTGCTGCCATCTACAGCAAGGCCGAACTCGACAACAAGAACCGCAAGAGCCAACAggctgctgccgccgccTACAAGCCCGTCGAGCAGCATGCCCGGTAA
- a CDS encoding related to ACOB protein, with amino-acid sequence MEQTKALNALEPFIALSKSATSPRAAADLVTRATSAPNTFLFSDLLQTPAIQNLADSEFTSHLKLLQIFSYGTYSSYKTTEGLPALAEVQATKLRQLSLLSLVRDRQNLSYAALQEALDLPGAREVEALVISAVYAGLLHATLDPARAVVQVTSVAPLRDLAPGAIPDMAAALKKWSDRCTTTLEGLDLQIKEIRTTAAARQREQRLADEKLQQLINEQQEGMGPRKYDLPNMTRDLGRRGFNKRSVMDTGNLVDNDSMDVDEAEEEKKRANKRKL; translated from the exons ATGGAGCAGACGAAGGCTCTTAACGCGCTGGAG CCATTCATCGCTCTCTCCAAATCAGCTACATCTCCTCGCGCAGCTGCCGATCTCGTCACCAGAGCTACATCAGCACCAAACACATTCCTCTTCAGTGATCTCTTACAAACACCCGCCATCCAAAACCTCGCCGACTCAGAGTTCACTTCGCATCTCAAACTTCTCCAGATCTTCTCCTATGGAACATACTCGTCATACAAAACGACAGAAGGCCTACCAGCGCTTGCCGAAGTACAGGCAACTAAGCTACGGCAGCTATCGCTTCTATCACTGGTCCGAGATCGACAGAACCTCTCCTATGCCGCGCTACAGGAAGCCCTGGATCTTCCTGGAGCACGTGAGGTAGAGGCGTTGGTGATTTCTGCGGTTTACGCTGGTCTACTTCACGCCACGCTTGACCCAGCTCGTGCAGTCGTGCAGGTCACCAGTGTTGCGCCTCTACGTGATCTCGCCCCTGGAGCGATACCTGACATGGCCGCTGCGCTGAAGAAATGGTCTGACCGCTGCACCACCACccttgaaggccttgatcttcagatcaaggagatccGAACAACAGCCGCAGCTCGACAGCGTGAGCAGCGCCTGGCGGACGAGAAGTTACAGCAGTTAATCAACGAACAACAAGAGGGAATGGGACCACGCAAGTACGATCTGCCAAACATGACACGGGACCTGGGTAGACGGGGGTTTAACAAGCGATCAGTCATGGATACAGGTAATTTGGTGGACAACGACAGTATGGATGTCGACGAGgccgaagaggagaagaaacgAGCAAATAAGCGCAAGCTTTGA
- a CDS encoding probable RAX1 Protein involved in determination of budding patterns, whose translation MAEHEPVTTMASPSPQPDMTRNRLPTLFEVLSRRTLPPVDLFSFYIYMRDQQRSVDYLDFWLDVAQHMSLCRHYVRELRRSVLIGTPEAQSKRSSAILENIGDLEPRTAGPSMYATEKEKNQDAQMSAFLREDQSHDSPQSASAPVRPSPQFSNSHEVTTESNSPAHTVARQDIRASAEKILYTFLLPGAEREITLPGSITAEVTTAIEEYGRDDPEVFDVAKDYVFQAMERDAFPGFLRMKALGNLIPPTLIMRLILGLIAMFAALWAAFVLIFLDYSRATRCWLILPFTVGVYFLASYQYSLDPIMALVGYSEYTPFNFSRIREPYVRKLIAKRAIMVLAVTVLIDAALCVLFILVPGKRL comes from the exons ATGGCCGAACACGAACCTGTTACCACGAtggcatcgccatcgcctcAGCCTGACATGACGAGAAACCGACTGCCTACGCTCTTTGAGGTCTTGAGTCGTCGCACTCTCCCTCCCGTCGACCTTTTCTCGTTCTATATCTACATGCGCGATCAGCAACGCTCGGTGGATTATCTCGACTTCTG GCTTGATGTTGCCCAGCACATGTCGCTCTGCCGGCATTATGTTCGCGAACTTCGACGATCCGTCCTTATTGGCACTCCCGAAGCACAATCAAAACGATCTTCAGCTATCCTCGAGAATATTGGCGACTTGGAACCTAGAACGGCAGGTCCGTCCATGTATGCgactgagaaggagaagaaccaAGATGCGCAAATGTCTGCATTCCTTAGAGAGGACCAAAGTCACGATTCACCTCAGAGTGCCTCTGCGCCTGTTAGACCCAGCCCTCAGTTCAGCAACTCTCACGAAGTCACTACCGAATCCAACTCGCCCGCTCATACCGTTGCGCGACAGGACATCCGAGCCTCAGCTGAGAAAATTCTCTACACTTTCCTTCTTCCTGGAGCCGAGCGAGAAATCACCCTCCCAGGTTCTATTACCGCAGAGGTCACTACTGCCATCGAAGAGTATGGCCGCGACGATCCCGAGGTATttgatgttgccaaggaCTATGTCTTTCAGGCTATGGAGCGAGATGCTTTCCCAGGCTTCCTTCGAATGAAGGCTCTGGGCAACCTTATCCCACCTACTCTCATCATGCGACTTATCCTTGGTCTTATTGCCATGTTTGCCGCCCTCTGGGCTGCGTTTGTTCTCATTTTTCTTGACTACTCTCGTGCAACCAGATGCTGG CTCATCCTCCCATTCACCGTCGGTGTCTATTTTCTTGCGTCTTACCAATACTCTCTGGACCCTATTATGGCCCTGGTTGGTTACAGCGAGTACACCcccttcaacttctctcGCATTCGTGAACCCTACGTTCGCAAGCTCATCGCCAAGCGTGCTATCATGGTCCTCGCAGTGACTGTTCTCATTGATGCTGCACTCTGTgttctcttcattcttgTTCCGGGAAAGCGTCTCTAA